In the genome of Rhodospirillales bacterium, one region contains:
- a CDS encoding conjugative relaxase, with amino-acid sequence MLSIGAIASAAQGASYYEQDGYYTKDDPEHREASAWFGKGAEALGLNGPVDSDTFRAILEGKVPDGSGTELGRRGPDGEITHRPGRDLTFSAPKSVSIAALVGGDARIVDVHDRAVKATLAWVEKNAVEARVQDPETGRMVRTGGQKTVVAAFRHDTSRNLDPQLHTHAVIANMVQGEDGKWRSMANEKLYESKMLLGALYRSELAAGLARLGYGIEKTHADGRFEIAGVSREVVEAFSTRRQEIEAAVAERGLGAPADNPRHAERAALMTRATKREVDRGELRDIWQRQAVDLGLDAGALAAEGGAGAATPPLDRAGESLADARTAPEVAVVGGSKGTAPGGDGPANAPAPGDARATGVGHVPGHAVAAEAVTWALDHLSERDAVFRRTALLAAALSVAPGTLTIEAVEREVAAREADGTLHAVHLPGARDSLATDRTVGEERETIALMRAGEARGKAPMRSWVVRGHLRRGPLTAGQRDAVQLILSARDRVVGVQGYAGTGKTTMLDRARTLAEKKGWRMVGLAPSASAVQTLAAEAGIGSQTLQGFLARNAGVAAGRVTRRSVRALRAAFAKTILVVDEGSLASTVQAGDLLRIADELRIPRVVLVGDAKQLDAVDAGKPFAQLQAAGMPTAVMDEILRQRDPALKEAVEASLRGEIRRAFDRLGANVTETGSRDIAGTVAERWLALTPEARERTGVMAPSHELRLKINGHIRDELAREGRLHGPAVGVERLVSKGYTQAEKALAGNYAKGDVVAFYRDYQRIGVAKGDERRVSGVDHARRAVLIDDGRGGTVAWKPAQIGGRKGGTEVYRAEGIELRAGDRIRWTRNDAGLGVVNSRTAEVLAVGNGRVAFRLEDGRNLVMGDGDPQLRHLDHAWASTAHAFQGRTVDNVIAAMEARHPHLTTQKGFYVEISRARDRAELVTDDAGGLCAQLQAATGERIAALEGIGEMPREARDRPADAAHTRDTASEERTAGIAAGPRTGSGSRTTERESADRERSRGQEPDLGL; translated from the coding sequence GTGCTCTCGATCGGCGCCATCGCCTCGGCCGCGCAGGGGGCGAGCTACTACGAGCAGGACGGCTACTACACAAAGGACGATCCCGAGCACCGGGAGGCCAGCGCCTGGTTCGGCAAGGGTGCGGAGGCGCTGGGGCTCAACGGTCCGGTCGACTCCGACACCTTCCGCGCGATCCTCGAGGGCAAGGTCCCGGACGGGTCCGGGACCGAGCTCGGCAGGCGCGGCCCGGACGGCGAGATCACGCACCGGCCCGGCCGCGATCTCACGTTCTCGGCGCCGAAGTCGGTCTCGATCGCGGCGCTCGTAGGCGGCGACGCGCGCATCGTCGACGTCCACGACCGGGCGGTGAAGGCCACGCTCGCCTGGGTGGAGAAGAACGCCGTTGAGGCCCGGGTGCAGGACCCGGAGACCGGCCGCATGGTGCGGACGGGCGGCCAGAAGACCGTGGTCGCGGCCTTCCGCCACGACACGTCGCGCAACCTCGATCCCCAGCTGCACACGCACGCCGTGATCGCCAACATGGTCCAGGGCGAGGACGGCAAGTGGCGCTCGATGGCGAACGAGAAGCTCTACGAGTCGAAGATGCTGCTCGGCGCGCTCTACCGCAGCGAGCTCGCGGCCGGGCTTGCGCGGCTCGGATACGGCATCGAGAAGACCCACGCGGACGGGCGCTTCGAGATCGCGGGCGTCTCGCGCGAGGTCGTGGAGGCGTTCTCGACGCGGCGTCAGGAGATCGAGGCGGCGGTGGCGGAGCGCGGGCTCGGCGCCCCGGCGGACAATCCCCGCCACGCCGAGCGCGCGGCGCTGATGACGCGCGCGACCAAACGCGAGGTCGACCGCGGCGAACTCCGCGACATCTGGCAGCGGCAGGCCGTCGACCTCGGCCTCGACGCGGGAGCGCTGGCGGCGGAGGGCGGAGCAGGCGCAGCCACGCCTCCACTAGACCGGGCGGGGGAATCGCTCGCGGATGCCCGGACTGCACCCGAGGTTGCGGTCGTCGGTGGGTCGAAAGGGACTGCACCGGGGGGTGACGGGCCGGCAAATGCACCGGCGCCGGGGGATGCCAGGGCAACTGGCGTTGGGCATGTCCCCGGGCATGCGGTGGCCGCGGAGGCGGTGACTTGGGCACTCGACCACCTCTCGGAGCGCGACGCCGTGTTCCGGCGCACCGCGCTCCTCGCCGCGGCGCTGTCGGTTGCGCCCGGTACGCTCACCATCGAGGCCGTGGAGCGGGAGGTGGCAGCGCGGGAGGCGGACGGCACGCTGCACGCGGTGCACCTGCCGGGTGCCCGGGACTCGCTGGCCACCGACCGCACGGTGGGCGAAGAACGCGAGACAATCGCCCTGATGCGCGCGGGCGAGGCCCGCGGGAAGGCCCCGATGCGGAGCTGGGTCGTCCGGGGGCACCTCCGTCGGGGACCGCTCACGGCGGGGCAAAGGGATGCCGTGCAGCTGATCCTGTCGGCGAGGGATCGCGTGGTGGGGGTCCAAGGCTACGCCGGGACGGGCAAGACGACCATGCTCGACCGGGCGCGCACCCTCGCGGAGAAGAAGGGATGGCGCATGGTGGGCCTGGCACCCTCGGCGTCGGCGGTGCAGACGCTCGCCGCGGAGGCCGGGATCGGGTCGCAGACGCTACAGGGGTTCCTGGCCCGAAACGCCGGCGTCGCCGCGGGGCGCGTCACGAGACGCAGTGTGCGCGCGCTACGGGCCGCCTTCGCGAAAACCATCCTCGTCGTGGACGAAGGCTCGCTGGCCTCCACCGTGCAGGCCGGGGATCTGCTCCGGATCGCGGACGAGCTCCGCATCCCGCGGGTGGTTCTGGTGGGCGACGCGAAACAGCTCGACGCCGTGGATGCCGGGAAGCCCTTCGCCCAGCTCCAGGCGGCCGGCATGCCGACAGCGGTGATGGACGAGATCCTCCGCCAGCGCGACCCGGCGCTGAAGGAAGCGGTGGAGGCGAGCCTCCGGGGCGAGATCCGCCGCGCCTTCGACAGGCTCGGCGCCAACGTCACGGAAACCGGATCCCGCGACATCGCGGGCACCGTGGCCGAACGTTGGCTGGCGCTCACGCCGGAGGCGCGGGAACGGACCGGCGTCATGGCCCCGAGTCACGAGCTCCGTCTGAAGATCAACGGCCATATCCGTGACGAACTCGCGCGCGAGGGCCGCCTGCACGGTCCGGCCGTCGGGGTCGAGCGGCTGGTCTCGAAGGGGTACACGCAGGCCGAGAAGGCACTCGCCGGGAACTACGCGAAGGGTGACGTGGTCGCCTTCTACCGGGACTACCAGCGGATCGGCGTGGCGAAGGGCGACGAGCGCCGCGTCTCGGGCGTCGATCACGCCCGCCGTGCCGTGCTGATCGACGACGGCAGGGGCGGGACCGTCGCCTGGAAGCCGGCGCAGATCGGCGGCCGGAAGGGCGGCACGGAAGTATACCGGGCGGAGGGGATCGAGCTCCGCGCGGGTGATCGCATCCGCTGGACGCGGAACGACGCGGGCCTCGGGGTGGTCAACAGCCGCACCGCCGAGGTGCTCGCCGTCGGCAACGGGCGCGTCGCGTTCCGCCTGGAGGATGGCCGTAACCTGGTCATGGGTGACGGCGACCCGCAACTGCGGCATCTCGACCACGCCTGGGCGTCGACCGCGCACGCCTTTCAGGGACGCACCGTCGACAACGTGATCGCCGCGATGGAGGCCCGGCACCCGCACCTGACGACGCAGAAGGGCTTCTACGTCGAGATCAGTCGCGCCCGGGACCGTGCGGAGCTGGTCACCGACGACGCGGGCGGGCTGTGCGCGCAGCTCCAGGCGGCCACGGGCGAGCGCATCGCGGCGCTCGAAGGTATCGGGGAGATGCCGCGGGAGGCGCGGGACCGGCCGGCGGACGCTGCCCACACGCGCGACACGGCGTCGGAGGAACGCACGGCGGGCATTGCCGCCGGGCCGCGGACCGGGTCCGGTTCGCGGACCACGGAACGGGAGTCGGCCGATCGGGAGCGCAGCCGGGGTCAGGAGCCTGACCTTGGGCTGTGA
- a CDS encoding IS1595 family transposase → MARKSPGKSRRKGISLVQIFKRFPDDATAEAWFIKRRWPKEIACPHCGSMNVQTGAKHKTMPYRCREKECAKRFSAKTGTVMEGSKLGFQTWMIATYLLSTSLTSVSSMKLHRDMNINQRSAWFLAHRLRTALTEDGTEFSGPVEADEMYVGGIRKNMSNRKRKELAGTGRGGSDKAAVVGVKDRKTNEVRARHVPATDYRNVPGFVAVNTKPGSKVYTDDAPIYDILEAWYDHETVKHSVSEYVRGQVHTNEMESVWSMFKRAHKGTFHKMSPKHLQRYIDEFSTRHNLRERDTIEIMAAVTTGGVGKRLKYADLIAHNGLDSGARK, encoded by the coding sequence ATGGCCCGCAAATCACCCGGAAAGTCCCGCCGCAAAGGCATTTCACTGGTACAGATTTTCAAGCGTTTCCCGGACGACGCGACCGCCGAAGCATGGTTCATCAAGCGGCGTTGGCCTAAAGAGATTGCCTGCCCGCATTGTGGCTCCATGAACGTTCAGACCGGCGCAAAGCACAAGACCATGCCCTACCGCTGCCGCGAGAAGGAATGCGCCAAGCGGTTCAGTGCGAAGACCGGCACGGTCATGGAAGGTTCCAAGCTCGGTTTCCAGACTTGGATGATCGCCACCTACCTGCTGTCCACGTCGTTGACGTCGGTATCCAGCATGAAGTTGCACCGCGACATGAACATCAACCAGCGGAGCGCATGGTTCCTCGCGCACCGGCTCCGCACCGCGCTGACCGAAGACGGAACCGAATTCAGCGGCCCCGTGGAAGCCGACGAGATGTATGTTGGCGGTATCCGAAAGAACATGAGCAACCGGAAGCGGAAGGAACTGGCTGGCACTGGCCGGGGCGGTTCCGACAAGGCCGCGGTCGTTGGCGTGAAGGATCGGAAGACCAATGAAGTCCGCGCCCGCCACGTTCCGGCTACCGACTATCGGAACGTTCCCGGCTTCGTCGCAGTCAACACCAAGCCCGGTTCCAAGGTCTACACGGACGACGCACCGATCTACGACATTCTGGAAGCGTGGTACGACCACGAAACAGTCAAGCACTCGGTATCCGAGTACGTCCGGGGCCAAGTCCACACCAACGAAATGGAATCCGTCTGGAGCATGTTCAAGCGAGCGCACAAGGGGACGTTCCACAAGATGTCCCCGAAGCACCTGCAGCGGTACATCGACGAATTCTCCACGCGCCACAATCTGCGGGAGCGTGACACCATCGAGATCATGGCGGCCGTCACGACCGGCGGCGTTGGCAAGCGGCTGAAGTACGCCGACCTGATCGCCCACAATGGGCTGGACTCGGGAGCAAGAAAATGA